A genomic window from Deltaproteobacteria bacterium includes:
- a CDS encoding DUF362 domain-containing protein: MKAQKEDWIHSAVGDGLLDGKGSAVAVARMEVEKSYKGIDLLLGKFIRDSDQTAWKEIKTRIDYTYKNLDGALSALEKEEGFLAVIKKRLGQGQKLLCKPNLVSAENIDPYHFGPTAGSSGNTEWPFVAAVMRWFHDRAGISFYQMSLGEAATALSSVAANYRYVKKTGRPVTTEAVMEGRSDDFYGGWGFYFVRKYLAEASDPSLGDDPMRGLEESQAGIYLPPGAVEDKLMVYDLNRICDDPSKGREIPVPAGENFQSLFLHKVIVGGDPADPADRALYPGCILINLPRLKVHAQALFTNVIKNLGIGLYPMEVSRTESCAWEYATPHRAIPGMKGGIPHQVWVPEMDPTTCLPKKGPDGDYRVQKTGGLTGTMIDIIAAVAGQDIFMLHIVDAIEGINRDHQGIGLGVKVPDGLVMAGLDPVATDLCCARYMFSNVGLKEAEGTGLEDGAGGRFPQAVPVPVFDGKTILTQGGYDSPLSRDACLARAEKRGLGKRSYYAVGQDGISGLPLASFRGRIGLVEGDTFKEIFTKALYSDIYKMPWDLQKTFFAYLTAVDQLEGSSLKSGFLEAFDETRDGTVTYEEYGKKGLYGPTMILGGLALSTKGGADESESFRAFYALMATSLRCSNPRWNPEGHHFTREQVYGSVAVVAQMMSQSAKKQEDPFFPGLLWGKGKWPSYSLAYDRYIKQIVYGWKYPAKIGISSLYGSVCAFADFRQNGRRFVGSLRGVPDPEAAQKYVEAVRNKDMAPLNFTFFVPPGYAGQDLPNVQESADPGQVFTVLFEGGRLKWPDVRTQDLEIDR; this comes from the coding sequence ATGAAAGCGCAGAAAGAAGATTGGATTCATTCCGCCGTAGGCGATGGCCTGCTTGACGGAAAGGGTTCGGCCGTGGCCGTGGCCCGGATGGAGGTTGAAAAATCTTACAAAGGCATAGACCTCCTGCTCGGGAAATTCATCCGCGACTCGGACCAAACGGCCTGGAAGGAGATTAAGACCAGGATCGATTATACCTATAAGAACCTGGATGGGGCCCTCTCCGCCTTGGAGAAGGAAGAGGGCTTTCTGGCCGTCATAAAGAAACGTCTTGGACAGGGACAGAAGCTGCTCTGCAAACCGAACCTGGTGAGCGCGGAAAATATCGACCCTTATCATTTCGGACCTACGGCCGGCAGCAGCGGTAATACGGAATGGCCCTTTGTGGCCGCAGTGATGCGGTGGTTTCATGACCGGGCAGGCATCAGTTTCTATCAGATGAGTCTGGGCGAGGCGGCCACGGCCCTGTCCAGCGTGGCTGCCAATTATCGTTATGTCAAGAAGACCGGAAGACCGGTGACCACCGAAGCGGTCATGGAAGGACGGTCCGATGATTTTTACGGGGGTTGGGGGTTTTATTTTGTCCGCAAATACCTGGCCGAAGCCTCCGATCCTTCCCTGGGGGATGATCCCATGAGAGGTCTGGAAGAAAGCCAGGCCGGGATCTACCTTCCCCCCGGAGCGGTGGAGGATAAGCTCATGGTCTATGACCTGAACCGTATTTGCGACGACCCTTCCAAGGGCAGGGAGATCCCCGTCCCGGCAGGTGAAAATTTCCAGTCTCTCTTCCTCCACAAGGTCATTGTCGGAGGGGACCCGGCCGATCCGGCTGACCGGGCCCTTTATCCGGGGTGTATCCTCATCAACCTCCCCAGGCTCAAGGTCCATGCCCAGGCCCTCTTCACCAATGTGATCAAAAACCTGGGCATCGGACTCTATCCCATGGAAGTCTCCCGAACGGAAAGTTGCGCCTGGGAGTACGCCACCCCCCACCGGGCCATCCCGGGGATGAAGGGCGGTATTCCCCATCAGGTCTGGGTCCCGGAGATGGATCCCACAACCTGCCTGCCGAAGAAAGGCCCCGATGGGGATTACAGGGTACAAAAGACCGGTGGCCTTACCGGCACCATGATCGACATCATCGCCGCCGTGGCCGGACAGGACATTTTCATGCTCCACATTGTCGATGCCATTGAGGGAATCAACCGGGACCACCAGGGGATCGGTCTGGGCGTCAAGGTGCCGGACGGCCTGGTGATGGCCGGCCTGGACCCGGTAGCCACGGACCTTTGCTGCGCCCGCTATATGTTCAGCAATGTGGGACTCAAAGAGGCCGAAGGGACCGGGCTGGAAGACGGGGCCGGCGGCCGTTTTCCCCAGGCGGTTCCGGTGCCCGTATTCGACGGCAAGACCATCCTCACCCAGGGGGGATACGATTCCCCTTTGAGCCGGGATGCCTGTTTGGCCCGGGCCGAAAAGCGCGGTCTCGGAAAGCGTTCTTATTATGCGGTCGGCCAGGACGGGATATCCGGTCTGCCCCTAGCCTCCTTTCGGGGACGCATTGGATTGGTGGAAGGGGATACCTTTAAGGAGATTTTCACCAAAGCCCTCTACTCCGACATCTATAAGATGCCCTGGGACCTGCAGAAGACTTTTTTCGCTTACCTCACGGCCGTGGATCAATTAGAGGGGTCTTCTTTAAAAAGCGGTTTTCTCGAGGCCTTTGACGAAACCAGGGACGGCACCGTGACCTACGAAGAATATGGGAAAAAGGGACTCTACGGACCGACCATGATTTTAGGGGGACTGGCCTTGAGCACCAAAGGGGGGGCCGATGAATCGGAATCTTTCCGGGCCTTCTATGCCCTGATGGCCACTTCCCTGAGATGTTCCAACCCCCGCTGGAATCCCGAGGGTCACCATTTTACCAGGGAACAGGTATACGGCTCGGTGGCTGTGGTGGCCCAGATGATGTCTCAGTCCGCAAAAAAACAGGAAGATCCTTTCTTCCCGGGTCTACTGTGGGGGAAGGGAAAGTGGCCGAGTTATTCTCTGGCCTATGACCGGTATATCAAACAAATCGTCTACGGCTGGAAGTACCCGGCCAAAATCGGGATTTCCAGTCTTTATGGCAGCGTCTGCGCCTTTGCCGACTTTCGGCAGAACGGCCGGAGGTTCGTCGGGTCCCTTCGCGGTGTTCCGGATCCGGAAGCGGCCCAGAAATATGTCGAGGCCGTCCGAAACAAAGACATGGCTCCCCTGAATTTTACCTTTTTCGTTCCGCCCGGCTATGCCGGGCAGGACCTTCCCAACGTTCAGGAAAGCGCCGACCCGGGTCAGGTGTTTACGGTGCTCTTCGAAGGGGGAAGATTGAAATGGCCCGACGTGCGCACCCAGGATTTGGAGATCGACCGGTAA
- a CDS encoding 4Fe-4S binding protein — protein MGKYSFEIFSERCTACLRCRLACSELYTKAFNPSRSRIRVDLSGTGCTISFADDCEGCGVCADHCYYGAIEKIRKEVAP, from the coding sequence ATGGGAAAGTATTCTTTTGAGATTTTTTCGGAAAGATGCACCGCCTGTCTTCGCTGCCGGTTGGCCTGTTCCGAGCTTTATACCAAGGCCTTTAATCCTTCCCGGTCCAGGATACGGGTTGACCTATCCGGAACGGGGTGCACCATTTCGTTCGCCGATGACTGTGAGGGATGCGGGGTTTGTGCGGATCACTGTTATTACGGAGCCATTGAAAAGATCCGGAAGGAGGTGGCCCCATGA